CCATACAGGTGTTCAGCTTGCCGCTCTCGATTATACATAAAGTTAGCAGCATGTTCCGCAGCCTTTTCCCTTGCCCAATAAGGATCGTAGAGTGCCTTATCTGCAAGCCCTAAACCACGTCCCGTAATTTTGTGATACTTAATCCCCGTATTTTTACGTTGACCATTGGGCATGATGTAGGGCTTGATATACTCATATTCTGCTTCCCAGCCCAAATCTTTGTAAAATTCCCGATATTCCGCTGCACCAGGATAGCCCACTTCAGAAGACCATACCTGCTGAGAAGATTCATGATCTCGACCAAAAGCAGCAACACCTGTTTCTGTAAAAATCGGGGTATAAGTGCCAAAGCGTGGACGGGGGCGGGCGTAAAGGATTCCGTGTCCATCGGTGAGGAAGTAACGCAACCCAGCATCCGCCAGCATCCGCTCTAAACCTTCATAGTAAGCGCATTCCGGTAACCAAATGCCTCTGGGTGGTTGTCCAAAGGTTTGCTCGTAATGTTCGCAAGCTACTTGAATTTGTGCCCACACAGCTTGTGGATACATTTTCATCAGCGGTAAATAGCCGTGGGTAGCACCACAAGTGATAATTTCCAGGTTATTGCTGTCTTGGAATTGCTTAAAAGCTGTTACTAAATCACCTTTGTAGCCTTCCCATATCTGACGTGCTTCGTTAAACTCAGTGGCGTAATGTTCGGCTAGATAACGAATATGACCGTTGTGGGCATTATGCTCTACTTCCAGTTCTGTAAGTTCTTCTAATTTGGCTAAGTGGGCGTCATAGCGTTCTTGCAGCAGTGGATCGCGGAGCATCGACACTAAAGGTGGTGTCATACTCATCGTGATTTTAAAGTCGATGCCGTCTCGCTTTAAGCCTTCAAATACTTTTAATAAAGGAATGTATGTTTCAGTGATAGCTTCATAGAGCCATTCTTCCTCCAGCACGTAATCACTTTCTGGGTGACGAACGAAGGGCAGGTGTGCATGGAGTACGAGCGCAACGTAGCCAATAGCCATAATAATTCTGGGGTGGTACTTGTAAGGTGAAGGTCTAGGAGTGTGGCAGAAATTAACAATATTTTAAGACTTTATCGGAATTGTTATAGTGTTTAGTAATTTTTTCACAATCAATTTCATATTTGGGTACTGGGGATTGGGTATTGGGCATTGGGAAAACTCTTCCCCAGTCCCCAGTCCCCATTGCCCCTAATCCCCACTCCCTGCGGTCGCGGGGGCCCCGAGTTCCCCAGTCCCTATTCCTCGTCCTTATACAAATCCTGTAAAGCTTGCAGTTGAGTCCGCCGGGAAACACGGCGATATTTTTTACTTTCGAGTTTGGGTTCGTATTGACTCTGCCCTTTGCCTTTAGTTTTAAGCTTCAGAGTAGATTCGGGATCGGCTTGTTGGTTAAGGTGAGTTTGACGCGCGATCGCTTCGTCTAAAAATTCCACATAATGTTGATAACGCTCCCAATCTCCCCGCACTGCACAATCAGGCTCATCTCGATGTAGACAATCGCTGAACCGACAGCTAGCATCTGCTAGCCGCGGTCTAGCCTCTGGAAAATAATATACTAATTCTTCTGGGGCACAATCCAGGTCAGGCTGATTAAAACCGGGAGTATCTGCCAGTAAACCACCGTTTGGCAATTCAAATAATTCTACATGGCGCGTAGTGTGGCGACCACGAGCTAATTTGCCGGAAACTTCCCCCACTCGCAACTTAGCAGTGGGAATCAGCGCATTAATCAGGCTAGATTTACCTACGCCAGAAGGCCCGGCAATTACAGTAATTTTATTGTTGAGATAGTTAGCTGCTTGCTCGATATTTATTTGATTTTGGACACTGATAAATAGCGGTTGATAACCCCAAGCAAAAAGGCGATCGCTAATTTGCTGTTGTTCCTGTGGTGAGACTAAATCGCTTTTATTGAGACACAAAATCACATCTAAATCAGTAGACTCAGCTTTAACTAAAAATCGACTGAGTTGATAAGGTTCTAACGGTGGATCGGCAACAGCAAATACCAACAGGATTTGGTTAGTATTGGCGATTGGCGGGCGGTCTAGCTGAGTTTGACGGGGTAGAACATCAGCGATCGCTCCTCGTCCTCCAGCCCAATCTGGCTCTTCTACAACCACGCGATCGCCTACCATTACCTGTTGCCCAATTTTTTTTAACCTTGTTCTGCGGGTACACAGGAGAATAGGGCAATGGCGAGAGTGGGGAGTAGAAAGTAGTGAGTGGGCAAATGGTAATTCCTCCCCTGCTCCCCTGCTCCCTTGCTCCCCTGCTCTTAAAACTAGCTGTACTTTGTAAAAATTAGCTTGTACAGCTACTACAGTACCGAGTAACTCTTCAGTAGTAGAATCGACTTCCCCTTTCATTAGGCGATCGCAGGACGGCGCACTAACAGAGAAAAATAGCCCGCACAGTCTGTAATTTTTTCTACCTGATAACCTGCCATTATTAGGCTATCAGGAACCTGCTCAATTGGCTCTCCAATATCTAGCCAGACTTCCAGCAAACTTCCTGCTGGCATTTGTTCCAGACGTAGTTTCGTCCGGACAAAATTAATCGGACAAGGAGTACCGCGCAAATCTAGTTGAGCATCGGGAGTTGATAGGGAAGATAGACTCATCACTTAAATAGATTACCCAAGAATCCTTCTAGACCACCTTTGCCAGTGCGGTCTCCCTTAATTTTAGCTAGCTTTTCTAATAACTCTCTCTCGTCTGGTGTCACCTTAGTAGGAATATCAATTAACAGCGTCAGCAAATGATCGCCGCGACTCACAGGATTTCCTAGACGGGGTACACCGCGATTTTCTAGCTTCATCACTGTATTTGGTTGGGTTCCTGCTGGGATGATTAGTTCTACTGGCCCATCGACAGTATCCACTTCCAAACGGCAGCCTAAAATTGCTTGTAAATAGCTAACTTTAATTTCTGAGAGAACATTGATACCATCCCGTTGAAATTCTTCATCTTCATTCACAAACAAGTAGACGTATAAATCCCCAGGAGGGCCACCACGTTGACCTGCATCTCCTTCTTGGGATATCCGCAACCGCGTACCATTATCTACCCCGGCTGGAATGGTAATTTTCAGTTTCTTGGTGACTTGATTTGTACCTTTACCATCACAAGAATCACATTTGTCTTCAATTACCATTCCCGTACCATTACAGGTGGGACAATTCGATACTTGAGTAAAGCTACCAAAAGGGGTTCTGGTGACACGACGTACTTGACCCGAACCGCTACAAGTTGCACATGTACGGGGGCGAGTTCCTGGTTTAGCGCCAGATCCGCTACAGACTTCACAAGTTTCTAAATGTGAAATCCGAATTTCTTTTTCACCACCAAATACCGCTTCTCGAAAGTCTAACTTCAGGTCTAGCCGTAAGTCATCACCGCGTACCGGGCCGCTGCGCCGTCTTTGCGTTTGACCACCCACGCCGCTACCAGCAAAGCCGCTGAAAATACTTTCAAAGATATCGGCAAAGCCACCCATGTCACCCATATCTTGAAAGCCGACGCCAGCACCACCTGAGACACCTGCTTCACCAAAACGGTTGTAACGCTCTCTGGTTTCCGGCTCAGAAAGTATTTCATAAGCGCGGTTAATTTCCTTAAAGCGTTCCTCCGCTCCCGGTTCTTTGTTTACATCTGGGTGATACTTCCGGGCTAAACGGCGATAGGCTTGTTTGATTTCTTCTTTGTCGGCGTCACGAGAGACACCCAGAATTTCGTAGTAGTCGCGGGCCATATAACAAAGGTAAAAGTTAGAAGGAAGAAGGCACTTATGGGAGCCAGCAGGGTCTTGGGGAGCCACTTGCCCAAGTAGGGTAAGTAGTTCTTACCATTAGCGACTGGCGATATTCGACGCTCTTAAACGTCACTCGTTCGCTCTCCAGGGTTTTCACAGGGGAGGGCAGTAGACACCAAAGATACTTACTACCCTACAGAAAGGCGCTCTGCCTACAAAGTGAGGGATTCTCACAAGCCAGTGTCCTTGGGAGGGCAGCTTGCCGGAGGCTAGATAGAAGGCAAAAGTTAATTTTTATTAATAATTGATTTTACCTTTTACCCTTTACAAAAATCACTAATAAATTTTACAGTACGGGTGCTTTTCTCGCAGGTACGACAAAAGCTGATAAATCTAGCAGTAGAGAAGATAGACTCTTGGACTTTTCACCGCCATTGCTTGTCTCTTTTACAATTGTGCTACGTAGGATGCTAAAACCCCACTTATAAACCAGAGGGGCTACCCGCACCATCAGGTGTGGAAAACCCCCCATATGCATTTGCTTGTATTTGTATTGGGACACTGTTTAGTCCACGACAATTCGCTTCTACAATCTAGCAAACTTGGGGACTGAGGACTAGGGTAATGGGTAATGGGTAATGGGTAATGGGTAATGGGTAATGGGTAATGGGTAATGGGTAATGGGTAATGGGTAATGGGTAATGGGTAATGGGTAATGGGTAATGGGTAATGGGTAATGGGTAATGGGTAGTGGGTAGTGGGTGAGATGTGATGACTAATAGTAGAATCCAATTCTCAATTCTCAATTACCAATTACCAATTCCCAATGCCCAATTCCTAATCTATCGCTTCGTAATCAACCTGTGCAGTATTTTCGTCATCAAAATCAAAATTGAATTGTGGTATGAGGGTTCCATTCATGGGATGCTCCAAGTCTCTTGGCTCGGAACTATCGGAAACTTCTTCACCTTGCTCACCGTTTTGATCGTTGGCTCGGTTGTAAACATCAGCACCAATGGCAAACAGAGTTTGTTGGAAATCATCCAAGTACTGGCGAAATTCTGGGACAGAAATATCAGGATTAGTCCTTACGGCTTGGAGTTGTGCGACTTTTTCCTGGGCTAGGGCTTTGATCTGGTCGCCAATCAAGTTGCCATTATCCTTGATGGTGGATTCATAGCTAGACAAAAGATTCTCAGCTTGGTTTTTGAGTTCAACCAATTCTTTACGTTTTTTATCTTCTTCCGCAAAGACTTCTGCCTCTTGCCGCATTCGTTCTACTTCGCTGATACTCAAACCACCTGTGTTAGTGATCCGAATACTTTGCTCTCTACCTGTGCCTTTATCTTGGGCACCAACTTTGAGAATACCGTTAACATCGATTTCAAAAGATACTTCGATTTGCGGTACGCCACGGGGAGCTGGGGGAATTCCTGCCAAGAGGAACTTGCCGAGACTTTTATTATCTCTTGCCATTGCCCGTTCACCTTGAAGGACGTGAATTTCCACTGAGGTTTGCCCATCAATTGCTGTGGAAAACACTTGAGACTTGCTGGTAGGAATTGTGGTATTGCGTTCGATGATTTTAGTGAACACTTCTCCCAAAGTTTCAATTCCTAAAGATAAAGGTGTGACATCTAATAAAAGGAGATTATCAACTTCGCCACCTAGGACTCCGGCTTGAATAGCAGCCCCCAGCGCCACAGCTTCGTCAGGATTGACAGAACGATCTGGTGCTTTGCCATTGAAAAACTTAATCAAGGCATTTTGAACTGCGGGAATGCGGGTGGAACCACCTACTAAAATAATCCGATCTATATCTTGTGGTTTAAGGTCTGCATCCTTCAGCGCCTGGATCATCGGTTCAATGGTAGCTTCAATTAATTGTGCTGCCAGTTCCTCAAATTTAGAGCGGCTGAGTTCCATCTCCATGTGTTTGGGGCCTGTTTCATCGGCAGTGATGAACGGCAAGTTAATGGAGGTATTCGCCATGTTGGAGAGTTCAACTTTTGCCTTTTCCGCAGCTTCCCGCAGGCGTTGCAGTGCCATTTTATCTAGGGAAAGGTCAATTTTCTCTTGTTGCTGGAAGCGTGAAATCATCCAACGGACGATACAGTTATCAAAGTCGTCTCCACCCAACTGGTTGTTACCACAAGTTGCCTTAACTTCAAACACTCCATCCCCTAGTTGCAGGATGGATACATCGAAGGTACCGCCTCCCAAGTCAAAGACTAAAATCAGTTGTTCTTGGTCTTGCTTATCCAACCCGAAGGCTAAAGCAGCAGCAGTTGGTTCATTGATGATCCGTAAGACTTCTAGCCCTGCAATGGTGCCAGCATCTTTAGTTGCTTGTCTTTGTGCGTCTGTGAAATATGCTGGTACGGTAATTACTGCCTGACTAACAGCTTCACCTAAGAAATTTTCCGCATCCTGTTTGAGCTTTTGCAGGATCATTGCTGATATTTCTTGGGGTGTGTAGTTACGTCCGCGAATGTGGACATCAACAGTCTCATCTCTACCTTTGACACAGCTATAGGGTACGCGATCGCGTTCGGTGTCAGTATCTTCCCAGCGACGACCGATGAATCGCTTGATACTGTAGATTGTGTTCTCAGCATTAGTTACGGCTTGGCGCTTTGCTAGCTGACCAACCAAGCGATCGCCACCCTTGCCAAATCCCACAATACTAGGAGTGGTTCGCCCACCTTCTGAACTAGCAATCACAATCGGTTGACCACCTTCCAAAACTGCGACGCAACTGTTAGTCGTGCCTAAGTCGATGCCAATAACTTTTCCCATACGTACAGTATTTTTACTGAGTGCTAATGCCGTGATGTTTCGCGGGCTATGTTTTTTGTAGCGGCTCAGGCGCACGACAACTAAGGTGAATCTGCTGTGACTTGCAGGAGAAACAGTTCATAGTTGCCCTAGGTGGTCTGGTTTTGAGGTACTGCTTTTCGCATAAACCTGTTATCAAAAAGCGGGCTGTTAAAGTCCGGCAAAACGTCAACAGCCCTGTTTTTGTGAAGATATGCGATGCTCGCTCTTACTAGAACCTAGGCACTTTTGGAAAATAAGGCGAGCAACTACAGCTTAACTGTCAGTAGGACTCGACTGATCTTCTGGTGCAGGTGGTGCGTCTTCCTTGGGAGCAGCCACCTTTACCATGGCATGGCGCAGTACGCGATCGCCCAAATAATATCCGCGTACTAACTCTTCTAACACTGTTCCTTCCGGATGTTCATCCGTAGGTTCCCGCATTACTGCTTCATGTAGGTTAGGATCAAATTCTTGACCTTCAGGACGCATCGGAGATACGCTCAAACGCTTCAAAGAATCTACTAATTGTTTGTAAACGCTTTGATAACTTTTGTGGATAGTCATCTCACCTTCAGTTTGGGGCTTCAGGTGCGATCGTGCCCGTTCAAAATTATCCACCACTGGCAGCAACTCCAGAATTGTGTTGCGCTTCACCTGGGCGTCTAGTTCTTCTTTTTCTTTGCTGGTGCGTTTGCGGTAATTTTCAAAATCTGCCGCAATTCGCATGTATTGAGTACTGCGTTCTTCTAGTTGCGCTTTGAGGGACTGATTTTGTTGAGTCAACGCTGCCAAAGCTGCTGTTTCTACTTCTGCCTTTTCAGGCGCAGCGACGCCATTTTCTGGTGTAAGTGTCGTATCTCCCGATACATTATTTGGGGCTGCCACTTGCTCAGTAACCTCGCTGCCAGATTCGTTGGAGTTTATTTGCGTTGGGGAGTCGCTCATAATTACTTGCTTTACCTCTGTTGGTTCACCCAATTGCTGGCTTGTATTGTTTACCTGTTTATTGTCGTCCATCATTGTCTACTCATCCCAGATACTATTAATGGCAGTACGTCACTCAAGCTTGCAACCATTGCTATTCAAGGCTTGCAGCTAAAGCTGATTTTCTTGCCAAATATGAGCTGGAAGTGATGTAACCGTCTTCTTATTGTGACAAATGGTGAACACCTTAGCGTAAACGCCCTAGGGGCGGTAAGCCGAACTACCAGGGCAACTCTAGGAATAGGTCTTGTAGACGAGTGGCGCACGCAGGATATATCAGGACTTACGCAACTGGCACACAGATTTACTGTGATGGCAGTCAATAGTCCAGAGTCAATAGTCTTTAAGCAAGATTTTTTGGACTATTGACTTTTGACCCAGTACTGCCCAGACGAAAAAATATGACAATGCGCGTAAGTCCTATATATTTCGCACCCTCATCATTAGTTATAAGCTGTCCCACATAAAAGTTGCATATCTAATTGTGTTGATTGATAACTGATGACTCTAAAGTGAATTTGCTAAGTGTAAATGAAAATTCTGTGCTTCAGGCTGGGAATACTTTAAGCAGAGGTTTTCCCTACTCATTGCTCACTTATGACTTACTCGTCACCACAACGGCGCAGTACCGCTCTAACTACCAGAACAGAGTTTTCACCCTTTGGCAGCAAGCTAGTACAATCTGGCTACGTCAATACCGAACAGATGAGGCAGGCGCTGATTGAAAGTCGCAAGTCTGGCAGACCGCTGACGGAAGTGCTGGAAACAATCACTGGGCGACAATTAACACCTGATTTTCTCAGGCAGTACAAGAAACAGCAGCTATTTGAACTCAAAATACTATATGGTGTTGAATTCCTCGATCCGGAAGTCAACAACATTGGTGGCACGATGGTGGGGAACCTGATTGAAAGCTTGATTCCCGTTGATATTTGTCGTCGCCATCGCCTAGTACCACTATCAAAAAACGAAGAGCAAAATCCGCCCTGTGTTTTAGTGGCAATGGTCGATCCGGATAATTTAGAAGCTTCGGACGACTTGAACCGCATTTTGCGCCCACAAGGGTTGGCATTACAGCGGATGGTGATTACACAGGAAGATTATCAACAGCTAATCAACCAATATTTGGATGATTTAGCTGTACGGCAAAAGCACCTAGAACAAGAAAAGTTTACAGATATCAATCAGGATTTAGAAAATCTAGGAAATCTCGACCTAGAAGATGCTCCTGATGATATGGAGGCTGACTTAGGAGCAGCAATGAAGGGTGCGGAGGATGCACCAGTCATCAGCCTTGTCAACAGAATTCTAGCTAAAGCTCTGCACGAGAAGGTTTCTGATATTCATATTGAACCGCAGGAAGAAAATTTACGCATTCGTTTTCGTAAGGATGGGGTGCTGCGGGAAGCTTTCCCCGAACTACCAAAAAAAATTATTCCGGCGGTGACAGCCCGATTTAAAATCATCTCTAATCTAGATATTGCGGAACGACGTTTACCTCAAGACGGTCGTATCCGGCGGATATTTGAGGGACGGAAGGTGGATTTCCGTGTGAATACCTTGCCCAGTCGCTATGGGGAAAAGGTAGTGCTGCGGATTTTGGATAACTCTTCTACTCAACTGGGATTGCATAAGTTAATTACCGATCCGGAAACTTTGCAGATTGTCCAAGAGATGGTGAGCCGTCCTTTTGGGTTGATTTTGGTGACTGGGCCTACTGGTTCTGGTAAAACAACTTCGCTGTATTCGGCACTGGCTGAAAAGAACTCTCCTGGAATTAATATTAGTACGGTTGAAGACCCAATTGAGTACAGTTTGCCAGGGATTACTCAAGTACAGGTAATTCGGGAAAAAGGGCTAGATTTTGCCACTGCTTTGCGGGCTTTCTTGCGACAAGACCCGGATGTACTGCTAGTGGGTGAAACGCGGGACAAGGAAACGGCAAAAACAGCAATTGAGGCTGCTTTAACTGGTCACTTAGTATTAACTACCTTACACACCAATGATGCCCCAGGTGCGATCGCTCGTTTGGGAGAAATGGGCATTGAACCTTTCATGGTTTCTAGTTCTTTAATTGGTGTTCTAGCACAACGCTTGGTGCGGCGCGTATGTTCCGATTGCCGCATTCCCTATACCCCCACTACTGAAGAACTAGCTCGCTATGGTCTATCTGCTTCCCAAAATGTGGGAATAACTTTCTACAAGGCTAACAGTCTGACTTTAGAAGCTCTAAATGAAGCCAAAGCCAAAAATCAGTCAGTTTGCCCATCATGTAATGGTGTTGGCTACAAGGGTCGTTGTGGTGTTTATGAAGTCATGCGAGTTACGGAAAACCTGCAAACTCTAATTAACGAAGAAGCACCAACAGAACGGATCAAAGAAGTAGCTGTTGAGGAGGGTATGAAAACCTTACTGGCTTACAGTTTGGACTTAGTACGCCAAGGAGCAACCACCCTCGAAGAAGTAGAACGAGTCACCTTTACTGACACAGGTTTGGAAGCAGAGTTAAAAGCCAAACGCAAGAGTGGTCTTACCTGTCGTACTTGTAGTGCCGAATTAAAACCGGAATGGCTTGATTGTCCTTACTGTATGACGCCTCGTTTTCAAGATTAGTCAATAGTCACTGGTCAGTGGTCAGTAGTCAGTGGCCACTAGCAAACACAACTGACAACTGACAACTAACAACTAACAACTAACAACCGACCAAGGAAACAGAACTATGGAATTGATGATTGAAGACTTGATGGAGCAGCTGATTGAAATGGGTGGCTCGGATATGCATTTATCCGCTGGTTTACCTCCCTACTTCCGCATCAGTGGCAAACTCACTCCTATAGGCGACCAGGTAATGTCTGCCGATCAGTGCCAAAGACTGATTTTTAGTATGCTGAACAATACCCAGCGTAAAACTCTAGAGCAGACTTGGGAATTAGATTGTTCCTATGGTGTTAAGGGATTAGCTCGCTTCCGGGTCAATGTCTATAAAGAGCGTGGTGCTTATGCTGCTTGTTTACGGGCATTAAGTTCTAAAATTCCTAACTTTGAAAAATTAGGTTTGCCAGATGTGGTGCGGGAAATGTCCGACAAGCCTAGAGGTCTGATTTTGGTTACAGGCCCCACAGGTTCAGGAAAGACTACTACCTTAGCGGCAATGATCGATTTGATTAACCGCACTAAGGCAGAGCATATTTTAACGGTGGAAGACCCAATTGAATTTGTTTACGAACCCATCAAAAGCTTAGTCCACCAGCGACAACTAGGTGAAGATACCAAGAGTTTTGCTAATGCCTTGAAAGCAGCTTTGCGGGAAGACCCAGATATTATTCTGGTGGGTGAAATGCGGGATTTGGAAACAATT
Above is a window of Nostoc sp. UHCC 0702 DNA encoding:
- the dnaK gene encoding molecular chaperone DnaK gives rise to the protein MGKVIGIDLGTTNSCVAVLEGGQPIVIASSEGGRTTPSIVGFGKGGDRLVGQLAKRQAVTNAENTIYSIKRFIGRRWEDTDTERDRVPYSCVKGRDETVDVHIRGRNYTPQEISAMILQKLKQDAENFLGEAVSQAVITVPAYFTDAQRQATKDAGTIAGLEVLRIINEPTAAALAFGLDKQDQEQLILVFDLGGGTFDVSILQLGDGVFEVKATCGNNQLGGDDFDNCIVRWMISRFQQQEKIDLSLDKMALQRLREAAEKAKVELSNMANTSINLPFITADETGPKHMEMELSRSKFEELAAQLIEATIEPMIQALKDADLKPQDIDRIILVGGSTRIPAVQNALIKFFNGKAPDRSVNPDEAVALGAAIQAGVLGGEVDNLLLLDVTPLSLGIETLGEVFTKIIERNTTIPTSKSQVFSTAIDGQTSVEIHVLQGERAMARDNKSLGKFLLAGIPPAPRGVPQIEVSFEIDVNGILKVGAQDKGTGREQSIRITNTGGLSISEVERMRQEAEVFAEEDKKRKELVELKNQAENLLSSYESTIKDNGNLIGDQIKALAQEKVAQLQAVRTNPDISVPEFRQYLDDFQQTLFAIGADVYNRANDQNGEQGEEVSDSSEPRDLEHPMNGTLIPQFNFDFDDENTAQVDYEAID
- a CDS encoding type IV pilus twitching motility protein PilT, giving the protein MELMIEDLMEQLIEMGGSDMHLSAGLPPYFRISGKLTPIGDQVMSADQCQRLIFSMLNNTQRKTLEQTWELDCSYGVKGLARFRVNVYKERGAYAACLRALSSKIPNFEKLGLPDVVREMSDKPRGLILVTGPTGSGKTTTLAAMIDLINRTKAEHILTVEDPIEFVYEPIKSLVHQRQLGEDTKSFANALKAALREDPDIILVGEMRDLETISLAISAAETGHLVFGTLHTSSAAQTVDRIIDVFPHERQTQVRVQLSNSLIAVFSQTLVPKKNPKPGEYGRVMAQEILIVTPAISNLIREGKTSQIYSAIQTGGKLGMQTLEKVLADLYKAGTISFEAAMSKTSKADEIQRLIGGSAPPPGNAKPGVAASR
- the tadA gene encoding Flp pilus assembly complex ATPase component TadA — translated: MTYSSPQRRSTALTTRTEFSPFGSKLVQSGYVNTEQMRQALIESRKSGRPLTEVLETITGRQLTPDFLRQYKKQQLFELKILYGVEFLDPEVNNIGGTMVGNLIESLIPVDICRRHRLVPLSKNEEQNPPCVLVAMVDPDNLEASDDLNRILRPQGLALQRMVITQEDYQQLINQYLDDLAVRQKHLEQEKFTDINQDLENLGNLDLEDAPDDMEADLGAAMKGAEDAPVISLVNRILAKALHEKVSDIHIEPQEENLRIRFRKDGVLREAFPELPKKIIPAVTARFKIISNLDIAERRLPQDGRIRRIFEGRKVDFRVNTLPSRYGEKVVLRILDNSSTQLGLHKLITDPETLQIVQEMVSRPFGLILVTGPTGSGKTTSLYSALAEKNSPGINISTVEDPIEYSLPGITQVQVIREKGLDFATALRAFLRQDPDVLLVGETRDKETAKTAIEAALTGHLVLTTLHTNDAPGAIARLGEMGIEPFMVSSSLIGVLAQRLVRRVCSDCRIPYTPTTEELARYGLSASQNVGITFYKANSLTLEALNEAKAKNQSVCPSCNGVGYKGRCGVYEVMRVTENLQTLINEEAPTERIKEVAVEEGMKTLLAYSLDLVRQGATTLEEVERVTFTDTGLEAELKAKRKSGLTCRTCSAELKPEWLDCPYCMTPRFQD
- the rsgA gene encoding small ribosomal subunit biogenesis GTPase RsgA, with amino-acid sequence MKGEVDSTTEELLGTVVAVQANFYKVQLVLRAGEQGSRGAGEELPFAHSLLSTPHSRHCPILLCTRRTRLKKIGQQVMVGDRVVVEEPDWAGGRGAIADVLPRQTQLDRPPIANTNQILLVFAVADPPLEPYQLSRFLVKAESTDLDVILCLNKSDLVSPQEQQQISDRLFAWGYQPLFISVQNQINIEQAANYLNNKITVIAGPSGVGKSSLINALIPTAKLRVGEVSGKLARGRHTTRHVELFELPNGGLLADTPGFNQPDLDCAPEELVYYFPEARPRLADASCRFSDCLHRDEPDCAVRGDWERYQHYVEFLDEAIARQTHLNQQADPESTLKLKTKGKGQSQYEPKLESKKYRRVSRRTQLQALQDLYKDEE
- the dnaJ gene encoding molecular chaperone DnaJ encodes the protein MARDYYEILGVSRDADKEEIKQAYRRLARKYHPDVNKEPGAEERFKEINRAYEILSEPETRERYNRFGEAGVSGGAGVGFQDMGDMGGFADIFESIFSGFAGSGVGGQTQRRRSGPVRGDDLRLDLKLDFREAVFGGEKEIRISHLETCEVCSGSGAKPGTRPRTCATCSGSGQVRRVTRTPFGSFTQVSNCPTCNGTGMVIEDKCDSCDGKGTNQVTKKLKITIPAGVDNGTRLRISQEGDAGQRGGPPGDLYVYLFVNEDEEFQRDGINVLSEIKVSYLQAILGCRLEVDTVDGPVELIIPAGTQPNTVMKLENRGVPRLGNPVSRGDHLLTLLIDIPTKVTPDERELLEKLAKIKGDRTGKGGLEGFLGNLFK
- the grpE gene encoding nucleotide exchange factor GrpE, translating into MMDDNKQVNNTSQQLGEPTEVKQVIMSDSPTQINSNESGSEVTEQVAAPNNVSGDTTLTPENGVAAPEKAEVETAALAALTQQNQSLKAQLEERSTQYMRIAADFENYRKRTSKEKEELDAQVKRNTILELLPVVDNFERARSHLKPQTEGEMTIHKSYQSVYKQLVDSLKRLSVSPMRPEGQEFDPNLHEAVMREPTDEHPEGTVLEELVRGYYLGDRVLRHAMVKVAAPKEDAPPAPEDQSSPTDS
- a CDS encoding sulfurtransferase TusA family protein, with protein sequence MSLSSLSTPDAQLDLRGTPCPINFVRTKLRLEQMPAGSLLEVWLDIGEPIEQVPDSLIMAGYQVEKITDCAGYFSLLVRRPAIA
- a CDS encoding glycoside hydrolase family 57 protein — its product is MAIGYVALVLHAHLPFVRHPESDYVLEEEWLYEAITETYIPLLKVFEGLKRDGIDFKITMSMTPPLVSMLRDPLLQERYDAHLAKLEELTELEVEHNAHNGHIRYLAEHYATEFNEARQIWEGYKGDLVTAFKQFQDSNNLEIITCGATHGYLPLMKMYPQAVWAQIQVACEHYEQTFGQPPRGIWLPECAYYEGLERMLADAGLRYFLTDGHGILYARPRPRFGTYTPIFTETGVAAFGRDHESSQQVWSSEVGYPGAAEYREFYKDLGWEAEYEYIKPYIMPNGQRKNTGIKYHKITGRGLGLADKALYDPYWAREKAAEHAANFMYNRERQAEHLYGIMQRPPIIVSPYDAELFGHWWYEGPWFIDYLFRKSWYDQGTYTMTHLADYLRAEPTQQVCRPSQSSWGYKGFHEYWLNETNAWIYPHLHKAAERMIEISTREPEDELQLRSLNQAARELLLAQSSDWAFIMRTGTMVPYAVRRTRSHLMRFNKLYEDIKIGKVDSGWLEKVELMDNIFPEINYRVYRPL